One segment of Ipomoea triloba cultivar NCNSP0323 chromosome 12, ASM357664v1 DNA contains the following:
- the LOC115998930 gene encoding peroxidase 16-like, producing MEHQRKNSMVVASGMLVCLVLLVSSAHAQLRTDFYKNTCPNVESLVRSAVQQKFRQTFVTAPATLRLFFHDCFVRGCDASVLLASPNGKAEKDHPDNLSLAGDGFDTVIKAKAAVDSNPQCRNKVSCADILALATRDVVSLAGGAFYPVELGRRDGRISSLTSVQRNLPGAGFNLDQLNSMFGRHGLTQTDMIALSGAHTIGFSHCKHVAKRIYRFQPRSWIDPTLNLRYAFQLRQMCPLKVDPRIAINMDPTTPNTFDNAYFKNLQQGKGLFVSDQVLFTDRRSRNTVNFFASNNAAFQQAFAAAMTKLGRIGVLTGNLSEIRRDCTRPN from the exons ATGGAACATCAAAGAAAGAATAGTATGGTGGTTGCTTCTGGTATGTTGGTTTGTTTGGTGTTATTAGTTAGCAGTGCCCATGCTCAGCTAAGAACTGACTTCTACAAGAACACTTGCCCTAACGTTGAATCACTGGTTCGATCCGCCGTCCAACAGAAATTCCGGCAGACTTTCGTAACCGCCCCTGCAACTCTCCGCCTCTTCTTCCATGATTGCTTTGTTCGG GGCTGCGATGCTTCGGTACTTTTGGCATCACCAAACGGGAAAGCAGAGAAAGACCACCCCGATAACCTCTCACTGGCCGGAGATGGATTCGATACCGTCATCAAAGCTAAGGCTGCTGTGGATAGCAATCCTCAATGCAGAAACAAAGTTTCCTGTGCCGATATTTTGGCCTTAGCCACTAGAGATGTCGTCTCTTtg GCCGGGGGAGCATTTTACCCTGTGGAATTGGGACGCCGTGATGGAAGAATTTCGTCACTAACCAGCGTCCAACGCAATCTACCAGGAGCAGGATTTAACCTGGATCAACTCAATTCCATGTTTGGTCGTCACGGCCTCACCCAAACAGATATGATTGCCCTATCAg GGGCGCATACGATTGGGTTCTCGCACTGCAAGCACGTGGCGAAGCGTATTTACAGGTTCCAGCCGCGAAGCTGGATTGACCCGACCCTGAACTTGAGATACGCGTTTCAGCTGAGGCAAATGTGCCCTCTGAAGGTGGACCCCAGAATCGCTATCAACATGGACCCCACAACGCCCAACACCTTCGACAATGCATACTTCAAGAACCTGCAGCAAGGTAAGGGTCTGTTTGTGTCCGACCAAGTGCTGTTCACCGATCGTCGTTCCAGGAACACCGTCAACTTTTTCGCCTCCAACAACGCCGCATTCCAGCAAGCCTTCGCCGCCGCCATGACCAAGCTTGGCCGCATCGGAGTTTTGACCGGAAATCTTAGTGAAATCAGGCGTGATTGCACCAGACCCAACTAA